A stretch of Octopus bimaculoides isolate UCB-OBI-ISO-001 chromosome 23, ASM119413v2, whole genome shotgun sequence DNA encodes these proteins:
- the LOC106873861 gene encoding titin homolog has protein sequence MSEHVDIECGNETESERNSGDNVYEHKKVCAMNVDTAAAHLAWELFREREMAADAIDVSEKLPVVDDSSESEKIHEAGGTTSGSEEASESKTSWQESEKEGVSETRLQESEKERESKMKWQAEEKGGEFETRWQASKKEVVSKTSLQESEKEGESKTRLQESELEKESEPKMRLQESEKEDVSKTSLQESEKEGESNTTLQESEKEGESKARLQESELEKECEPKMRLQESEKKDVSKTSLQESEKEGESKARLQESEKELESKMKWQEPEKEGESKTSWQEQEEESQVICESKKTDQTVCDSEKADKAICDSASVPDEETSPLTASPKSVNATQTTTTTSVTGGDVAEMKELQRATATDVTARKDVMAELQDSPETPTEKKVSRNEYVEKLVCDLVGEFVSQSITTVCEVVANRKQTMAQSKGALAKPKRKSLSLGNQSVAGKVSPPATAKSAWEKSPESGFNTQQQYFVDEMVASLVDNAVGNIVDIHNRKLSAASPSASPGKKGKVSIDLGKVTTQRGSHFEQSSSFEEDLFVWTLSPESESSDDLGTADVEDADKMENVSRPHSPLPSHMKKTPDSADTDDFFGDFDLTPYKPPPPYPGSKENDTIAKPELLKITKEYYAVPHKREEIQQLVSDAVEILWENKQKCIQLQDIALPETFLSVTENLSTDFDEYSCRSYKAMLFDLTREIVSEIYEDKCDKSNKLHKSDQEDQSEGVFAQLLLQNSQLNINKYYRTHSKPPACLDELQQVVEKAISSLLHLDGEAVPCGSSSRGHEFDKWKTSKKDHVDRILVQELQDEEPQWVNYDSDELQLKLQLTNSIMDSLIGNTVDTFKHIYNKHSQWQPVQL, from the exons ATGTCAGAACATGTGGATATTGAATGTGGGAATGAAACAGAAAGCGAGAGGAATTCTGGGGACAATGTCTATGAACACAAAAAGGTGTGTGCGATGAATGTAGACACTGCTGCAGCACATCTGGCATGGGAGCTCTTTCGGGAAAGGGAAATGGCAGCGGATGCCATTGATGTGTCTGAAAAGTTGCCTGTAGTGGATGACAGCAGTGAATCAGAAAAGATACATGAAGCAGGAGGCACCACTTCTGGATCAGAGGAGGCGAGTGAGTCCAAGACGAGCTGGCAGGAGTCAGAGAAGGAAGGTGTATCCGAGACAAGGTTGCAGGAGTCAGAGAAAGAACGTGAGTCCAAGATGAAGTGGCAGGCGGAAGAGAAGGGAGGTGAGTTCGAAACAAGGTGGCAGGCATCAAAGAAGGAAGTTGTGTCCAAGACAAGTTTGCAGGAGTCTGAGAAAGAAGGTGAGTCGAAGACAAGGTTGCAGGAGTCAGAGTTAGAAAAGGAAAGTGAGCCGAAGATGAGGTTGCAGGAGTCAGAGAAGGAAGATGTGTCCAAGACAAGTTTGCAGGAGTCTGAGAAAGAAGGTGAATCCAATACAACGTTGCAGGAGTCAGAGAAGGAAGGTGAGTCAAAGGCAAGGTTGCAGGAGTCAGAGTTAGAAAAGGAATGTGAGCCGAAGATGAGGTTGCAGGAGTCGGAGAAGAAAGACGTGTCCAAGACAAGTTTGCAGGAGTCTGAGAAAGAAGGTGAGTCGAAGGCAAGGTTGCAAGAATCGGAGAAGGAACTTGAGTCCAAGATGAAGTGGCAGGAACCAGAGAAGGAAGGTGAGTCGAAGACAAGCTGGCAGGAACAAGAGGAAGAGAGTCAAGTGATCTGTGAGTCGAAGAAGACTGATCAAACTGTCTGTGATTCCGAGAAGGCCGATAAAGCTATTTGTGATTCAGCATCCGTACCAGATGAAGAAACTTCTCCTTTAACAGCTTCTCCAAAATCTGTAAATGCAAcccagacaacaacaacaacatcagtaacaggTGGAGATGTAGcagaaatgaaagaattacaACGAGCAACAGCAACAGATGTAACGGCGAGAAAAGACGTAATGGCAGAATTACAAGATTCACCAGAAACACCCACTGAAAAGAAAGTCTCTCGGAATGAATATGTAGAGAAACTAGTTTGCGATCTTGTTGGTGAGTTTGTGTCTCAGTCCATCACAACTGTCTGTGAAGTGGTCGCCAACAGGAAGCAGACCATGGCCCAGTCTAAAGGGGCATTAGCAAAGCCTAAGAGGAAGTCCTTGTCATTGGGTAACCAGTCAGTCGCTGGTAAAGTGTCTCCTCCGGCAACAGCAAAGTCAGCTTGGGAGAAGTCTCCAGAAAGTGGGTTTAACACTCAACAGCAGTATTTTGTTGATGAAATGGTGGCTTCTCTGGTGGACAATGCCGTCGGGAACATTGTGGACATTCACAATCGGAAGTTATCCGCTGCGTCCCCTTCTGCGTCGCCAGGTAAAAAAGGGAAAGTGAGCATTGACTTAGGGAAAGTGACCACGCAAAGAGGGTCCCATTTTGAACAGTCGTCCAGCTTTGAAGAGGATCTTTTCGTGTGGACCCTTTCACCTGAATCTGAGTCTTCCGATGACCTCGGAACTGCCGATGTTGAAGATGCAGACAAGATGGAAAACGTATCCAGACCTCATTCTCCTCTACCCAGTCATATGAAAAAG ACTCCAGACAGCGCGGACACCGATGATTTCTTTGGAGACTTTGATTTGACCCCCTATAAGCCTCCCCCACCATATCCGGGTTCCAAAGAAAATG atacaaTTGCTAAACCTGAGCTGTTGAAAATAACCAAAGAATATTATGCTGTGCCTCATAAACGTGAAGAAATTCAGCAGTTGGTGTCTGATGCTGTTGAGATTCTTTgggaaaacaaacagaagtgtATACAGTTACAAGATATAGCTTTACCAGAGACATTCCTCTCCGTTACAGAAAACCTCTCGACTGACTTTGATGAGTACAGCTGCCGCTCGTACAAAGCCATGCTTTTTGACTTGACACGAGAAATTGTGAGTGAAATCTATGAAGACAAGTGTGATAAAAGTAACAAACTGCACAAAAGCGATCAAGAGGACCAAAGCGAGGGCGTGTTTGCTCAGTTGCTCTTGCAGAACAGCCAACTGAATATCAACAAATACTATCGTACGCATTCTAAGCCACCGGCATGTCTTGACGAACTGCAGCAGGTCGTGGAGAAGGCCATCAGCAGCCTGCTGCATCTGGATGGTGAGGCGGTCCCCTGTGGCAGCAGCAGCCGCGGCCACGAGTTTGACAAATGGAAGACGTCGAAGAAGGACCACGTCGACCGCATCTTGGTGCAAGAACTGCAAGACGAAGAACCGCAGTGGGTGAACTACGATTCCGACGAGCTGCAGTTGAAGTTGCAACTCACTAACAGTATAATGGACTCCTTGATTGGGAACACTGTCGacacatttaaacatatttataataaacaCTCTCAGTGGCAGCCTGTACAGCTTTAA
- the LOC106873858 gene encoding uncharacterized protein LOC106873858 isoform X1, translating to MVTSFLEDDKLRRKNNKQMEILGVENYIRNAYKIKDTSLNLSHRCLTVIPSKLIDLKWIHKLMLNNNNLLLPPEVSELVELEELTLDHNMLTLLPNEIEKLQNLKRLICCHNPLGTVMPEIGYLHQLQELWLNACQLMFLPKEIGNLKNLCKFSAKINKLNSIPDTIGGLTKLHWINLSSNLVSDLPESFGNLRSLNHVNLSCNKFKTLPQCFLSLPQIMMLDLRENEIADIPDDFLTAFPNLNRLDLRENLIQKAPQSWQNVGYILTGKCEDDVILVDPNYFKIRKHKTHCSQREHSCSKTNICEEITNQTERNKTISTRDKDAA from the exons ATGGTCACAAGTTTCTTGGAAG ATGACaaattgagaagaaaaaataataaacaaatggagATTTTAGGAGTGGAAAATTATATTCGAAATGcttataagataaaagatacctCATTGAACTTGAGCCATCGTTGTCTAACTGTGATACCATCGAAACTGATTGATTTGAAATGGATTCATAAATtaatgcttaataataataatctgcttTTACCCCCAGAAGTCAGTGAATTAGTTGAGTTGGAAGAACTTACATTGGACCATAACATGCTTACTCTTCTACCGAACGAAATAGAGAAATTACAAAATCTGAAAAGACTCATTTGCTGTCACAACCCACTTGGAACAGTCATGCCAGAAATTGGTTACCTGCATCAGCTGCAAGAACTTTGGTTGAACGCTTGTCAGCTCATGTTTTTACCGAAGGAAATTGGCAACTTGAAAAACTTGTGTAAATTCAGTGCAAAAATCAATAAGTTGAATTCCATACCAGATACTATTGGTGGACTTACTAAACTTCATTGGATTAACTTGTCCAGTAATTTAGTCTCAGACCTTCCTGAAAGTTTTGGCAATCTTCGCTCGCTCAACCATGTCAACTTGAGTTGTAATAAGTTTAAGACGCTTCCACAGTGTTTTCTTAGTTTACCACAAATTATGATGTTGGACTTGAGGGAAAATGAAATAGCTGACATCCCTGACGACTTCCTGACAGCGTTTCCTAACTTGAATCGACTTGACTTGAGGGAGAACCTAATTCAGAAAGCACCACAGTCATGGCAG AATGTTGGTTATATCTTAACTGGGAAATGTGAAGACGATGTTATTTTGGTTGATCCAAACTACTTCAAAATAAGGAAGCATAAAACACACTGTAGTCAGAGAGAACACAGCTGCTCCAAAACCAACATTTGTGAAGAGATTACTAATCAGACCGAAAGAAACAAGACCATTTCTACCAGGGACAAAGATGCTGCCTAA
- the LOC106873858 gene encoding leucine-rich repeat-containing protein 1 isoform X3: MVTSFLEEVSELVELEELTLDHNMLTLLPNEIEKLQNLKRLICCHNPLGTVMPEIGYLHQLQELWLNACQLMFLPKEIGNLKNLCKFSAKINKLNSIPDTIGGLTKLHWINLSSNLVSDLPESFGNLRSLNHVNLSCNKFKTLPQCFLSLPQIMMLDLRENEIADIPDDFLTAFPNLNRLDLRENLIQKAPQSWQNVGYILTGKCEDDVILVDPNYFKIRKHKTHCSQREHSCSKTNICEEITNQTERNKTISTRDKDAA, from the exons ATGGTCACAAGTTTCTTGGAAG AAGTCAGTGAATTAGTTGAGTTGGAAGAACTTACATTGGACCATAACATGCTTACTCTTCTACCGAACGAAATAGAGAAATTACAAAATCTGAAAAGACTCATTTGCTGTCACAACCCACTTGGAACAGTCATGCCAGAAATTGGTTACCTGCATCAGCTGCAAGAACTTTGGTTGAACGCTTGTCAGCTCATGTTTTTACCGAAGGAAATTGGCAACTTGAAAAACTTGTGTAAATTCAGTGCAAAAATCAATAAGTTGAATTCCATACCAGATACTATTGGTGGACTTACTAAACTTCATTGGATTAACTTGTCCAGTAATTTAGTCTCAGACCTTCCTGAAAGTTTTGGCAATCTTCGCTCGCTCAACCATGTCAACTTGAGTTGTAATAAGTTTAAGACGCTTCCACAGTGTTTTCTTAGTTTACCACAAATTATGATGTTGGACTTGAGGGAAAATGAAATAGCTGACATCCCTGACGACTTCCTGACAGCGTTTCCTAACTTGAATCGACTTGACTTGAGGGAGAACCTAATTCAGAAAGCACCACAGTCATGGCAG AATGTTGGTTATATCTTAACTGGGAAATGTGAAGACGATGTTATTTTGGTTGATCCAAACTACTTCAAAATAAGGAAGCATAAAACACACTGTAGTCAGAGAGAACACAGCTGCTCCAAAACCAACATTTGTGAAGAGATTACTAATCAGACCGAAAGAAACAAGACCATTTCTACCAGGGACAAAGATGCTGCCTAA
- the LOC106873858 gene encoding uncharacterized protein LOC106873858 isoform X2 yields the protein MEILGVENYIRNAYKIKDTSLNLSHRCLTVIPSKLIDLKWIHKLMLNNNNLLLPPEVSELVELEELTLDHNMLTLLPNEIEKLQNLKRLICCHNPLGTVMPEIGYLHQLQELWLNACQLMFLPKEIGNLKNLCKFSAKINKLNSIPDTIGGLTKLHWINLSSNLVSDLPESFGNLRSLNHVNLSCNKFKTLPQCFLSLPQIMMLDLRENEIADIPDDFLTAFPNLNRLDLRENLIQKAPQSWQNVGYILTGKCEDDVILVDPNYFKIRKHKTHCSQREHSCSKTNICEEITNQTERNKTISTRDKDAA from the exons atggagATTTTAGGAGTGGAAAATTATATTCGAAATGcttataagataaaagatacctCATTGAACTTGAGCCATCGTTGTCTAACTGTGATACCATCGAAACTGATTGATTTGAAATGGATTCATAAATtaatgcttaataataataatctgcttTTACCCCCAGAAGTCAGTGAATTAGTTGAGTTGGAAGAACTTACATTGGACCATAACATGCTTACTCTTCTACCGAACGAAATAGAGAAATTACAAAATCTGAAAAGACTCATTTGCTGTCACAACCCACTTGGAACAGTCATGCCAGAAATTGGTTACCTGCATCAGCTGCAAGAACTTTGGTTGAACGCTTGTCAGCTCATGTTTTTACCGAAGGAAATTGGCAACTTGAAAAACTTGTGTAAATTCAGTGCAAAAATCAATAAGTTGAATTCCATACCAGATACTATTGGTGGACTTACTAAACTTCATTGGATTAACTTGTCCAGTAATTTAGTCTCAGACCTTCCTGAAAGTTTTGGCAATCTTCGCTCGCTCAACCATGTCAACTTGAGTTGTAATAAGTTTAAGACGCTTCCACAGTGTTTTCTTAGTTTACCACAAATTATGATGTTGGACTTGAGGGAAAATGAAATAGCTGACATCCCTGACGACTTCCTGACAGCGTTTCCTAACTTGAATCGACTTGACTTGAGGGAGAACCTAATTCAGAAAGCACCACAGTCATGGCAG AATGTTGGTTATATCTTAACTGGGAAATGTGAAGACGATGTTATTTTGGTTGATCCAAACTACTTCAAAATAAGGAAGCATAAAACACACTGTAGTCAGAGAGAACACAGCTGCTCCAAAACCAACATTTGTGAAGAGATTACTAATCAGACCGAAAGAAACAAGACCATTTCTACCAGGGACAAAGATGCTGCCTAA